The following coding sequences lie in one Apostichopus japonicus isolate 1M-3 chromosome 13, ASM3797524v1, whole genome shotgun sequence genomic window:
- the LOC139978913 gene encoding neuropeptides B/W receptor type 1-like: MSYYDGSMDYSTNDTSLPPVYLFITSNLNPFIFVVISLAGLIGNGLVIFCLLYFTNLKTVPNVYILNLAVIDLFFLLGLPLMAYQYHFHDWPFGVVLCKFANGMDVVNQYGSAWTLVAMSADRFTAVVYPLSSMQRRTRSCARMVCTVVVVWSFVLGAFNWIFATVVSFQVDDSGKEEQFCMLDIPANLTSMHIIYSAFNFTFGFAIPLAAILFFYMSIFYIMQTNDFYFRSNAKTAAQRASKRVAVLTIAVIVVFFICWMPYYTVQFKLLLQDMRNEGYTISLSVIQQLSIALCYMNSLFNPFVYTFIGENFRKNLAKLFCYGARNLNRGRSGRDSSSYTRSTVKLQPLKRHKTKATYYPSDVTIDVANERNNNTATTAT; the protein is encoded by the coding sequence ATGTCTTACTATGATGGAAGCATGGACTATTCTACAAACGATACAAGCCTACCACCGGTATATTTATTCATCACCTCAAATCTTAATCCCTTCATCTTCGTTGTGATTAGTTTAGCGGGTCTCATCGGTAACGGATTAGTCATTTTCTGTCTTCTCTATTTCACTAACTTAAAGACAGTCCCTAATGTTTACATTCTGAATTTGGCTGTCATCGATCTGTTTTTCCTTCTGGGTTTACCATTGATGGCGTACCAGTACCATTTCCACGACTGGCCGTTTGGGGTGGTCCTTTGTAAGTTCGCGAACGGCATGGATGTTGTCAACCAGTATGGTTCCGCGTGGACGCTCGTAGCTATGAGCGCAGACCGGTTTACAGCGGTAGTCTACCCGTTGTCATCGATGCAGCGACGCACGCGGTCGTGTGCCCGCATGGTCTGTACTGTCGTGGTGGTCTGGTCTTTCGTTCTTGGCGCCTTTAACTGGATTTTTGCTACAGTCGTATCGTTCCAGGTCGATGACTCCGGTAAGGAGGAACAGTTTTGTATGTTGGATATACCAGCCAATTTGACATCCATGCACATTATTTACTCAGCATTTAATTTCACCTTTGGATTCGCCATACCACTCGCGGCTATCCTCTTCTTTTATATGTCTATCTTTTATATCATGCAAACGAATGATTTCTACTTTCGTTCCAATGCCAAGACCGCGGCGCAGCGTGCGTCTAAGAGAGTAGCGGTTTTAACGATAGCTGTTATCGTGGTCTTTTTCATTTGTTGGATGCCCTATTACACCGTCCAGTTCAAGTTACTACTACAAGATATGAGAAACGAAGGATACACCATATCACTTAGTGTTATACAACAACTCTCCATCGCTCTCTGTTATATGAATAGCTTATTTAATCCATTCGTATACACTTTCATCGGTGAAAACTTTCGAAAGAATTTGGCCAAACTTTTCTGTTACGGAGCGCGTAATTTGAATCGAGGACGGTCAGGGCGGGACTCGAGTTCATACACCAGATCCACAGTTAAACTGCAACCCTTAAAGAGGCACAAAACCAAGGCCACCTACTACCCTTCTGACGTCACTATTGATGTAGCAAATGAGAGAAATAATAACACAGCTACAACGGCAACTTAA